In the genome of Brachypodium distachyon strain Bd21 chromosome 3, Brachypodium_distachyon_v3.0, whole genome shotgun sequence, the window GtggcctctctctctccctgaaTGAAGACGACCAGCGTACAGTGGCGAAGGTAGAGAACCAAAGTATTTGGTTCAGTCCCCTTATTTCGGTGTACTTCCACTAATAAGTATTCCCTTctattcatattaattgtctcaaatttattcaaatattgatgtatctatgtctaaaaaattCTAAGtacatgtaaaattttgataactaatatggattggagggagtaaaacaAAGACTAAATTAGCGAGGATTTAATTATTCCATTGGGTTCACGAAGGATTGTATACCAGCTCCGCATGCTTCATTTTAACGTAGCAGTCACCACTCCTCAATGCCGGTGACCTCCAAGACCCCATGGCTTCCCTTCCTCTAGTTTGTTCTTTGATTCCTTCCTCTGTTCTCTATGCggagagaaaaacaaaactcgTACCCCTTTCTCTTTATCTTTTGGCAATTGTGCTTCCTATTCTTTTTATTGTGGGATTGAATTTGATGActtgtatttcttttttggattgttgaaaACAAAGAAGTTTGAAAGAATTTTACATCAGTATCTATCTAATTGtgtgtatttttatataaatacGACACAAGTGAATATATTTTGATCAATGATAATACTAAATTTCATATAAATGTACAATAATCACATTCCTATCACCATACAAACCACGTAAACCCTACCACAACCAGTACATGTATCAATCTCATGTGACCCAATATATGTCTGCAAGGTCCCATCTCAGGTATATAATACCCCTTTTACTCATCAGACCAGGTGATGCCCTCCATGCCGACATTCTGGTCAAGACCTAGGGCGTTCCATACCGCCGGAGAGGCGTCGACGATGTTGTTGTCACAGGGTGGCTCATAGTTGTGTTCGTCATCACATCCATACACGGAATCACACTCGTCCACCACCTTAGCATAGACAGACTTGCCGTTGGCGGTGATCTTGATGCGGTGGCCGCATCGGCCCATGTTCTCAAACCAACCCGTGGAGAGCGCGACAACCATCTCCTCATCGCTGTGGTAGGCGTTGTCGCACTCGgacgggccgccgccgtctttgCCCTTCTCGAAGCTGTTGAGCGTTAGCACAGCCTTTGTGGATGCGGTGACTGGAGGCGAGCAGTGGTACTGGGGATATTTCTTGCCATCCTCACAACAGTCAGGGTCATTACTCTTTTCACAATGTCCagccttcccgggaaggtagCCACTGGCGTGGCACACACCAAGGCCATGGCGAAGGGAGGATGCAATATGAGAGACGGAAAGAATGACTATGAGGAAGAACGCCAAGGTGGCTGCATTCGAAGCAATAGGCATTTTTGCTTGCTCTAAACTCTCCTCGCTGTGTGTTCTTGATTTCTTGTGCTTAATGTGGCTTGATTGTTGGGTCTCAAGACTCTCAGCCTTGCTTGACCTTTTATAGTTAAGTTGCTTACGCTGCCAGGAATGTCGATTTGTATGTTGTCTGCCACGGCAATCCATTGCCATGTTCAGATTTGACGAAGTTGGCGTGCCGTGCCGAACGGTTATCTCACTGATTAATGCGTGTCAGTTTTAAAGGGGTTAACGTGTTAACTACATGGGCCAGGAAATTATAACAGCCCATTAGTCCCCGTATCCATCAACCGCGCGTCGGCCATTTCTCTTTCGGCCCAGGTACTCGCGAGAAGAACCGCACGGCCAAGGAGAAGAACGAGCGCGTCTTCcggccttctcctccgccccaCCTTCCGCCCCCAATATGCTCCCGCCGCCCCTTTTTCGGCCTTGCCGCGGTTGAAGCCGGTGAAATGGCAGCGACCGCGACCGCCTCATACAGTGGATCTTGCCCTGTGCTCGCTGACCGCGGATGAAATGGATAGGGAGGGACACGGCCTCCATTGGTATGTActcctactccgtactaaaAGAACAGCACTTGCTATGCGTTGTTAACTTTTCAATTCTTGTTGGTTGGCTGCACATATTTGGCATTATATTGTATGGAGCTATAGGAAAAATACTGCAACAATTAATATGCCACACTGTGTGCTTTATACTGAACTACACCACTTGTTTAGCAtattgtcctttttttttggttcgtCAGTACCCAGGTTAGATTTTGAGCGAGAAAATAGATGTGTAGAAATATCGTTGAATTCCCATCAAATCTTTTCCTGGGTAAGTTGGAAATTTCACTATTTGCTCATGTGAGTTACAATGTGCTCGCTACCAGCTTCGGTATTAGGGTCTAATGGAATGCTAGTTGAGAAATTTGTGACCAACTCATTTACAGATAAATAATCGCATCTTGTGATTTCCGTAAGATTGTGCTATTCtactaacaaaaaaataattaaaaagcGAATTGAAAATTCTGTCCAAGAGCTGTCATGCTTTCAGGTAGCCCTTGTAAAGTTGCACGCACCGAACCAGTGCCCCCAACAGCCCGAGCTGATGGGACAGGAGGGCAATTCACttccctcctcccccacccccaATTCTTTCTTCTGGATTTCTGTGGGAATTGAAGACctccttcttttgtttcatcCAAGCTCTTTCAGTCATTCAAGCTTGGTTTCTCCTGTCCTTGCAATTTCTTTAAGCTGATATTTTCAACAAAACACAAAAGCTTTGCATAGAGCAGTCGCTGATACGTGATATGGAACGTCTTGTACTGTCCATTTTCCGATTGTTCAGAGTGTGAGAGTTATGGAGTATATCCTCATCTATAATGCCCCAAACTTTTCTATCATAGAAGTTAACCTGCTTTAAACA includes:
- the LOC100846726 gene encoding putative ripening-related protein 5 gives rise to the protein MPIASNAATLAFFLIVILSVSHIASSLRHGLGVCHASGYLPGKAGHCEKSNDPDCCEDGKKYPQYHCSPPVTASTKAVLTLNSFEKGKDGGGPSECDNAYHSDEEMVVALSTGWFENMGRCGHRIKITANGKSVYAKVVDECDSVYGCDDEHNYEPPCDNNIVDASPAVWNALGLDQNVGMEGITWSDDCRASGYLPGKAGHCEKSNDPDCCEDGKRYPQYHCSPPVTSSTKAVLTLNSFEKGKDGGGPSECDNSYHSDKEMVVALSTGWFKNMARCGHRIKITANGNSVYAKVVDECDSVYGCDDDHNYEPPCANNIVDASPAVWNALGLDQNVGMEDITWSEE